The region GTAAGGTAAATACAGATGAGCAACAAGACTTAGCGGTTAAGTATGGAATTAGATCTATTCCAACTATTATTTTCATGAAAGATGGTGAAATTGTAGATCAAATGGTTGGTGCAGCATCAAAACAAGCTTTCGTAGACAAAATTAACTCTTTATTATAAGAATTATCGGAAGTTTATTAAAGGGATGAGAT is a window of Halarcobacter sp. DNA encoding:
- the trxA gene encoding thioredoxin, which encodes MGKYVDLTPDNFEQVTSSGVSLVDFWAPWCGPCRMIAPVIEELAEEFEGKANICKVNTDEQQDLAVKYGIRSIPTIIFMKDGEIVDQMVGAASKQAFVDKINSLL